AGGATGATTTCttctacgtcaatttgaaaTCAGCCTCAAGACACAACATCCTGACTGCTCCAATGTGGCGTGAGCTGCTACCTCAATGGCAAGCTTTGGAAATATTTATACGAAAAGTGacccaagtacatacatagtcCATCATTGCTCTTCCCTTTCTTCCATAAACAGCATAAAATATTCGTCCACTGAACCGtcatttaattaaattattattttatagatTATCAATTCGCTCAAAGTGAAAACAGGAGTCCACGATACGCTCACAAAATCCAGAACCGCTCGCTCTCCTCGAACAATATATTTACATGATAAGAAACACCCAATACCCAagtatttctggaaaatcattTACATAGAAATGCGGCACACTTACGGAATATTATTCGTAATGCATAACGTCGATCCAAATGCTAAATCAAGCGAACAGAAAATATGCCCtgatgatgatttgtcaaaaatgggatGGGACTTTTTACCAAGCAATGAATTTAAATCCCCGATGTACGCTTGTTTCTACAATGAAGttaatttgaagtttttccAACAAGAAATCAATGATCATACTgttcctaaaaattttgatttacacGAAGTACCTGTAAAGGAGACTGATGATGAAGGGAAAATGACTGATGAGATTAGAAGAATAAACGTGAtaaaagaaatgcaaaaatttaaggAAGCCACCGACAACTTCATGAAAAAGTATCTCGCATCCTTGAATTATACGTTGAATTGAAACAATGTGTAAAAGTTTATCATATCCAAGAAATAGGCagatactatttttttttattttttcaaactccatttaagtaataattttaataaaaatcattgtAACGaaataagctaaaaaaaaaatagttttcaacTTGTTGTACGATTTGTCATCCAAAATGTTTCAATATTCGATTCGAAACATCAAAAACAACCCTACCTTCATGAAATTTCgtggaatttcgagattcaaaaatctgctggagactgcaggaattttcaaaaagttactggaggctccaaaatgacatgAACCCACTCAAAGTCGTTTTCAGGGTGCACTAaagttggagtgcagagtaaattttggctttccatctccgtttgatgaaattttgtgaaaatttcaagtttcaaaaatcagttgGAGGCTCTATGAACTACTCCTAATGGTCTAAAACaggtttcaatcgatttggcagatcgaaaatagggtatatcccaaatttcagctatctaggtcaatttggtcagattttgattttttcccctcatttttggcctaaaattggatttttaaaaattcaccaaaaatcaaaatatgcactttagcacttgaaattttgacaggtgataaatttttgcctgtactttcgatctatctttgtacggtttaaaaataatttcgtgcaagattttaattttcccaACTCATTATTTGTATCAACAAGGTGAGAGGAGTAAATATTTTGTTGGAGGGTAGCTTCATAATTTATTTGAGCGAGAatatttttgggcaaaaaggttttcatttttgaagagatttggaaaaattaaaaaaacatatgGCAAATTACTATAGGTAATGATGAtggaagaaatttgaaaacgccCAAAAAAGAAGAGACTCTTTTGACATAAGACAAGACTCTTCATAGCACTTTAGACAGAAAAAAGAACTTTTCCGAtggttttggcaaaaaacaataatttccatgtatttattttgtatgtaggtagaaGGAGCGAGGAGGAATTATGGctcttttgataaaaatgggtcaaaaattcaaaatgacgcaattttcttaaaaatcgaaaatatcaacggatttttcaaggaaaaatttgCCTAAAGAAACGGCAGCACAATCGTAAAAACATAATTGTGTACTTACGTACTTCAACTGTAAACAATGCTCGATGACGAACGAATCGAAGCAATATTAAACTAACACaggtttttttatttgttaatcGCGAACAACATCGTATCCTTCACACgatctacctactcgtaaatcgcataatacattttatttatttttttctgattctcATAAACATCTGTTCTTACCGAAACATAAGAATTTTTCGAACGATCTTTTTAGTTGCAAAAATGGATTCGAATAGAATAGTTTTGTTCTGCATTTTCATCATCACTGCATTTACCAACACTCACTTTGGTAAGAATGAACAAAAATGATAGCTCTAGGTATTGGATGGATGAGCTGATAAGGAAATCTTTTAGAAATTCAAGGTGATTTCGTTTCCCTAATTGCCACATTCAGAACACCAAATAACACAAAAATATGGCCTGAATACAAGACtaccaaataaaaatgaatcgcCATCCCTTGAAATATTGCAATGCTACTTTTCCTACATCCGTGTAtgaaaatttgcagaatttCATAAAATCCTGAATGCTGccagttaaaaattttcatgctaGTCTCACCAGcagcattaattttttttttaaatctcctTATCAGCCAGAATCCACTGTTTACTCAAAGTacaataaaatgtatttttttcttgcagCTTTCGGTCAACACGAACCCTTGTACATATCAAAATCGTACGTTGGTAACGATTACTATTTAATATACGATGTGGAATACGAAGACGGCGCAAACAAACAACTTGTTGTGATAGAACTTTTCGGCGACGAAGTATTCGTTGCATGCCCGCAAGTGGATGATTTAAAATCTCTTGAAATACGAAACAAGTTACCGAAGAAAGCTCCTGTCAGTCTTGATTGTAAAACTCCGATTAAATCGCGAGTTTTCAAAACCACGGCTCGGAACGTGCTAGCGGACGTCATCGGATTTATGgtgagaaaattgaaacattacgCTTGTACTTGATTTTTCTGTTAGACCAAccagtaggtaaatttttgaactgaacgaaaaaattatgaagcaGCATTTAAGAATAACTTATCAAGCCAAACTTCAGAAGctgaacatcatttttcaatttttgacaaattttggaaaataaaatttggctaaagaggtgaaaatctgaaattattttatgtTATAGATCTTATTTTTGGCCTACCGAAAAAAATGGTGATGGTTTCAAGCTATTCTGAAGCCCCTgagaaatttttagatttttcaatattgaataaATCCTCATAAAAAAGGTCATTTAAAGAAGTTCGTCATCAATCTAgaagaaaccttcattttgacttttgagttgGAAAATTGCCCAGAAAAATGTTTGGCTCAGAAGGTTTCACTGGAGGAGAGATGCGGATCCTCAAATTgggagcattttcgaaaaattcgtgttttttggcTCTAACCTCTTTCCAACCtgttttttggaggggggaatGGCCCGGTTCCAAAATGTAGGCCATTGCGATCCAAATTCGAGACTACCTTTAGTTTTCTACTGAGCTATTGAAAAGCAAATTGGTTgctcatttttgggtaaattcgacttttgaaagctttttctCGCCAAAAATTTCGCATTAATTGAGCCGAAATAacaaaagatatcatttttggaGGTGATGGCCAAAAACATCCCAAAtgcttgttttttgaaattggcatcactgcatGACCAAAGAAAAATGGCGACAacggaaaaaaaacacgaattttttgaaaacgccTCTTCTTTAAAGACCTATATTTCTCTTTCAGGAGCACCACCGaagccaataattttttttagcaggtaactttcaactcaacatGAAGGTTTTactgaatttggccaaaatctttcaacatttttccccCCTGGTTCTTCCTATCTACTACGTATAAGTTCAGATTTAAAGTTTTTGTGATCTTTTCGATCgattcaaaatgcaattttcaaaattcctttccaatgtttcaaaattcaaatccaaaattttttcaaacaaaaattaaagttctttattttttaacacattgaaacaaaaatatgtaagtCATTTAGTCGGTCTGTAGCCCATTTTTTAAACTCTAAAATAAGGTAATTGATAGCTCTTTTCTCTTTGGAGTTCTTTTTGGAACTTTCAAGGAATGCTTTCTAATTTTCCCATGTACAAAGGAAGAGAGTACTGTCTTAAGCTCTGATTGTCCCATTTATCGGGATCAAAACTGGATCGAATCCTTTTTCAATTACAAAGTAGAGGGAAGAGGaggctgtgtttttttttgaaaaatgctaatttttatGACTGAGTGCTCAAAAATCATACAGTGAAATGGTCtcgtatttttcagatttctacACCGACCGAAGAACATCCTCGTAATTACGAAGACGTACCTGAAGTAAGTACAAGGATACAATGCCCATTCAAACACAATActatttcttaaaaaatatacctaattttcaCCACACAAGTCTAAATATTCACACAGCACCATACAGTGGTTTCAATAATTCgtttcaaatttgacaaaacgcTGTTTCGAATTAAATCCGTTGAATATCGTCTcggaattggtaaatttttggaacccGAAATCAGTGGCAAATATCAAACCAATGAAGACCAAAAGAATTCAGATATTTTTGGATACGATCTCGACGACTTATATTTTCGGGTCTGTACCTACATTAAAGTAACTCATTTGTCATCTTCCACACACCAGCAGAATAACATCATCTCATTaactaaatttattttcaaatgtcaCCAGACCTTCCTTCCCATGGTTAAAGTCCCACTAGCACCCGAAGAAGATTTTTTCTTCTCTAATTGGAAATCCGCCTCAAAACATAATGTTTTGACCGCTCCAATGTGGCAACAACTGCTAGTTCAGTGGCAAGCTCTGGAAATATTCACACGAAAAGTGGCCCAAGTAAGTGATATAATTCGTAATTCAACATTGGTATTTTGATGCCCTTCTgtactaaaaatttcattacaaaatttGCAGATTATCGATTCAGTCCACGTGAAAACAGGAGTTTACGAAACGCTCACAAAACCCAGACTTGGTCGCTCTCCTCAACAAATCTTCTTACACGATGAAAAACACCCAATACCCAAGTATTTCTGGAAAGCTATTTACATAGAAATTGTTGTCCCGTCTTTTAAACATCACGACCGCGGAATCTTATTCGTAATGCATAATGTCGACCCTCTTACTAAATCGAACGAAGAAAAGATCTGTCCTAACGATGATGTTTCGAAATTAGGATGGAAATTTCTACCTGATAACTTTCAAATGAAATCTCTGATGTATGcttgttttttaaataagaaaaatttagaatttttccaagaaaaagaaatgaatccATTATATGGCTATAAACCATTTGATCTGAACAAAGTACCTGTAAAAATAACCGATAGTGAAGGAAACACGACTGGTGTTAAAGAAATCAATGTTCTTGAAGAAAtgggaaaattggagaaagccAAACAGGAGGGTGAGAATTTTACATTGTCCAAGTTGTAGACAATTCGTAATTTCTTATGTTATACAATTACCattcattacctacctataattaaaataagaataattgtaataaataaagttattttaaaataaaccatCTTTACTAGTTTTTGCGTGAATACTTAAGTGCTGATGAAAGTGTATTGTAGATCGGTAGGTATCagccatcaaaaattgattaaaaatttaatatgttAAAATACTACAAaagaaagttgaataaaatgaaaattatcgaaagaTTGTGAATGAGaaacttgcaaaaattgtggaaacaaaattaaataaaatattgtaaaaaccTGCGATACTTACAAATGCCCAAAATATATCactgaaaattacagaaaaagtgatgataggtatttcaataaaattgagccaaaatgactaaatatcgattcaaaatttaataaaatattgcaCAAACATTGAAACAGActcgaattcgagcaaaatattgcaaaaattgcccaGCTCAAGAAAAATTGTTAACAACTGaagaaatatcatcaaaattgaatgaaaattttcacaaattgcaTAGAATTTCATGATGTAGGTAGAGAACTacgacgtcatatttgtgtatGTGCATCTAAGAAGGTCCCACTTTGTCGATTTTAGTTTCGGAGTTATAGAAGTTTTTACGTAGGAAAGTCAAATGATaggtttttgggatttttaatgTTTCTGATAGAGTCAATCCTGCTCTTTCAAATCTTCGACCTTCCGTTTGTATTCCACAAAACGAAATGTGAACACTGTACACTCCCTTCCTGCCATCGCGCAGCCAGTCTAATACTCCCGCAGGCGCCAGTGTTACCACTCTAGCTTCGCTTTGCACTACATTGCCTAGCAACATGACTGGTTAGATGTAAGAGACAGCTGTTTATCATGATCGGTGCTATATTGTTGCGTTTTTCAtgttaaaatggtaaaaaagcgatctaaaagaggaaaatttttgcaaaaactttaagctcgtttttctcaaagtatgtttttttgaaagttcaacttcaaagtCACATATATCAGCGAGATTTGGACTTGGAAGGCTCCGTGAAGTCTCATTCGACTAGAAATTTGGTCTATTATACCCGTACGGAAAAAAACCATGGTTGACTATGAGAAAAAAGTACTATAGTAAACCATGGTATTTTCGCGACTACAGTTACTATAGTAAATcatagtatagtatagtatagtgtagtaccaaaattttaggtaaaaaatagcataaaaacaCCAATAATGGAATGCCCATCGATGAATTCTGTATTTTCAGGCATTGTAAgccaataaattttccaaaaaacgaaaaaaaaatttcaaaaaattttgtctcCGGCGGGGCTCGATCCCTTGACCCTCGCGTCGTGACATGTATTGCTGAACGTTCCACCTGCCTAACCCATTCGGCCACCGCGCTGCTTGAAAGATGGGGGTTTATTTGTGCatatattcattatttttctggacttataaatttttcaactctttgatttttttttttttttttttttgaaagttgatgaacATTGTTTTGAATAccaatgatgaataatttttgatgaattgatgaataatttatttgggTATACTATactatgacttgaaaaaaaaactgagttaaaattttggtataaagtgtgataatttgaaaaaaaaattatttattttttgccaaaacaccggatgaaaattttttaacatttcattttgaaaattttttatacctacaggTTTATGGTGCAAAGTCCttcaaaaacacacaaaaaaacgatCTGAATTTAGATACAAAATGtgtgttcgattttttttccacaaattgcgTCATAATCTCATGCCTTCAAATAAAgtgtgaattgatttttttttagaaatcagtTATTTTGTcctttcgttgtttttttctatCAGTCATTTTCTTTCCAAAGGTACTACCTGAGCGAATTTattaaattgtaaataaacTTTACTTAATCGAAATTGAGGTTGGACATGATATCAAAAAACGCAATTCTTATCAGGtagaaaacgttcaaaaatttaattaaaagtagaaaaaatgatCCGAATAATCATCAACACGAATCGTTGAACttttcgaatcacgaatcatttCAGATCTAGGTATATTACTTTACttacttcaaaataaaacacatgtttctctttgaattttttttttttaaaatgattttcaccgtgaattttataaaatttttgcatcatcatagagttgactacaaaaattttcatagttagtATTgttaactatgaaaatttttgtagttactatagttgactacaaaaatttttgtagttactATAGTTGGCTACAACTTACTATGCtgactacaaaaatttatcatggtAACTATAGTtgaccatgaaaattttcatagttactATAGCTGACTTTGActtactatagttgactacaaAAATCTTTATAGTAACTAAAGTTGACTATAGTAAACCATGGTTTTTTTCCGTACGGGTACCACCCTGCTCATAACTCCATACCGACAATGTGGGACCTTCTTACATGCACGTacacatttgattttttcaagtaccttaCGCGAGTGTTAGATGACGCCCTATATTGACAATAAAAAACGTGATTCCTCTTCACAGTGTGAAAAGGAACCAAcctaaattaaataatttctaaaatggattttgaggaccggaaaaatatgaatttagaTAAAGTTGAGTTTGCTAGATATTAGGAGgtcaaaaaacattaaatttgatGCTTCAATcgccaaattaaaaaatttaaattttttcccattttcctTCCTGAAAATCCAGTGTTAAGTTTGAGTTAAAAATAACCCTAGAAATGGAAACTGcagattttttattgctttttataatttcatcagGCTTATTCCCCTAACaaataggaaaatttaaaattacaatttactgacattctaatttaaaaaactccAAGGAATTACTTAGATAGGTAACACAAATTTCAAAGCTCCATAATTTTTTCGAGGATTTgtgagcaattttaatttttaagaggaactgttgacaattttttacacttttttgggactaaattttgaaaaaacatcggtttttgactaaaaaaaaacagtcgttTGTCTCTTCTTTTCCTCTTATTATTTGTGTGGATACCTGCAGTGCTTAGGTATgcaattatgtaatttttttaaaatgtgaagcactttcagaaaaaaaatctactaggtacctatacagttTTTGtagatcacaaaaaaatatacctattacttattaggtactttgtgatggaaaaataatatttgcaatgttaataggtacctacctatatatttttgcTGGAAAACTTTCACAAATAGggaactaattttatttttcaaaagaatatttCACCCTAATAAACATAAATGAAATGCTGCtcaaacacatctcaaaaaaattgaaaaatcactcccTCTAGACACATATGTTTGGAAagataaattactcaaaattgacgaaaaaaattacctccctAAAGGAGGCTCGATTGCCATTTATATCTACataattaaatacctatttttaaacttGCACTGGTGGTGTACTCCTGTAAAAGTAGTTGACAAACATCCCTTACCCATCAGCACCAGTTATAACGGGGTAGGAGGAGATCAGATAGCAACGTTTCTATGCAAATACAACATACCATAATGCCACCTAGACACCTACCCCAGACATTCATCTTCCTGTTTAAATCATTAATTATTGTACTTCTGTCACAAAAGAATCTTTTCTTTTGTTAGGCTACAGGTAATGTGCGCAATCCTTACTTGTGCGCAAAACTAGCGATTGTGCGCAAAACTGTTTCACCGGTTCCAGCTCTGTATAAGGCATGACTTTTAGTTTTGCTAATAGATGGCGCTCAATTTTCAGGCTAATTCACCACAATTATTCTTGCCTCAATGAGGTGacttttttgtctcaaattaAACATATAGGGACCCTATACGAGGCAAGAGGGTGTTTCGGATACATTGGGTATTAACAAGTAAGTGAATCGACCAAATTTGACTGAACTCCATAATTTTTGCCATTCTCTAGTTGTAGCATCTGCAAATTTTTTCCTTAAAGAAGCGCCATTGCCGCCTGGCCATTTTAACCGAGGTAAATGAACGAAGTCTTGCACTGGAATATCATTTTTAAGCAGCTATCGTATGCTTCTCTCCGCAACGTGGAGGTGCAGGGGGGGAACACTTGCAAGAACTCCCGCAGCATCTACACCGACGGTACGATAGGATAGAAAtataattccatttttcaacaaaaaaatcatttttgtaaattttgacctcctttttcttaatttgaaaatttcttactcCTTGAAACcctccaaaataaaaaattttattgtaccATAAAAAAGGGGCATTCACATCATAATAATTGCTCGTGCAAaatctcaagcaaatcggttcatttgaaaaagctgtagccttgtcaactaaaatttcagcatgaaaattcatcgtCAATTTGTGGACAAATTGCGGGaaggggaattttttcaaatatggtaaattatttcaaaaatgcaaaaattttcattttttaggtttctgatggtatttttgcaataagtgccaaacttgtgattttttttctcgaaaatgaaaaaaatgccggTTCAAtgttttgatatgttattctacatgaaaaggactaaaactgagaatttttcagaatttttattcgcggacatcgtggttatatttaaattatattttttttaggggtttgaaagtggcaacactgattaaGGCATCATTCGttgattaccctctcaaagtagtacaattcgaaaaaaagttcaaaattctattccATGTTCAACCAGAGCAAttttggagctgaaattttccattttcagccattttggagaactttgaagccccacagctacgccaaaaaaatcgaaaaaaatgtccgAATTGCATCATTCATCATCGTTTGATGAATtctaaacatgatctgattttgagaaaaatcgaagACCTCTCGTGcgaaaattcgtcaattttcagGTCTTGACATTCCCTGCGGCTGGATCCTATTTAtttacttacgagtaggtatttatttatcaaGGCAGGTAAATCAATGTAAAGGTTTAATCGGATTAGAACTATTCAGTACAGGATAGATCAGGATAGAACAGTGATAGAATCATGGTCAGATCTAAAAATATCTGAGATCTTGAGTGTGTATTTGATGTAGTCGGATCAAATTTTTCGTATGTACAATCATATTTATTCAGATTTTATTAGATCTACTGTCAATACTGTCATCATCTAACAGAGGAGACACGATTGGATAAATGAAGATATGTAAATTTACAACGTACATAtcgagttttttctcaaaaagtgctTCTTAGGGCCACTTTACgtcccaaaaaatattttaaaaatcaaaactagcATATTTGGATCACTCTTTTACACTTAAAAATCAACAAGTTTCCATTTACCAATGCTGAAAATTGCCTGGTTAGTATCATGTTTTTGTCATTGGCTAATTTTGTGGCGACAGTAGCGCTCCAAGCTGATGCACAGCCTGAATAGATTCATTTCAGAACAATACGTCTTCATCCCACTCCTTAACAGAAGTACTTATTCAAAGGCTGTCAAGATGTCATATAAAATCTGAAACATGATCGAACACAGCCTAGTGGATCTTTGCTACACGTGTATCAAAAATAACTGTTTTTTGACACAATATCCATCTATCAAGTCACTGAAACATATGTTTGTTTCAACTAGATAGGCGCAGTTAAGTAATACCTAcatcgataaaaaattatttatgatgAACAATGAAAACAGTCTTACGGACGCGGTAGATGGTAAGTacagtaggtaaaaaaaaaagaagaattctTCATACGATAGATAAGTATTTCACATAAATGTTGTATTTTTCTAATCTTTAAATCTCCTATTATtttgtacctataggtatacgtacctatattcTTTGTTTTAATTGAAACATCAACTTTCTCTGGAGAGTCCTTCGCATAATAGAGATGAATTCAATGGAAAGAATAGTTTTGTGCATTTTAATAATCATTGCCACGAATACAATCCACATTGGTAAGAATACAAATTATAATATGTTATATATGTACAAGTAAGAGGAATAACTATGTAGCTGAGCTGCCAAGAAAATATCACTCCAGCTTACAGACGATTTTGACTCTTCTAATGACAAGATAATTCAACGAATAACAATAATAAACCAAGTTATTCCAGAAAGTTAAAATTTCCATACGACTCTCATTATTTGGGGAACTTCATGTTGGAGAATtcgatgaaatcgaaaatctttACTATAGAACGTCGTTGACAAAATACGTAAAACTCAAAACGCATCgtaaacaataacaaaaaaaaatttatttttgtttataaaaaataacaaaaaaattgaaatgagttcAAAGAACTCTTAAAGATCGATATACGATCAATACTACAACAAAACGTTTGTTACATTACGACTTTTACTGAACGAATAACGAACCTAAAGTTTGAACTTgaacaaaacagaaattttaacgATAAAACAATGCAGATAACCAGTAATATTTTACGATCAAAAACAAACGAGTTTAGGGTAAAAAATGgccaacaattttcaactaGAAAGCAGCCACAAATTCTTAACACCCCCCCACAAAattaacttcaaaaaaaaaattaataaataaataaaccaaAAGTAATACAtcaaaaacgtaaaattatCGCGAACTAATTTAACAAGTAGGtatgaactttttcacaaaaataataaaaaagttaattttgcaCAAGCAAAAGAATCTGCTTTTTCACAATTACATAAAAACAACGATTAAAGCTAATTATCACGCTCCTTTTTATGAAATAACTACCCAAATGCAACATAGCATACTAACCATCAAATCGTTCCATCCGTTCACCATTGTTATCGAAACAATTCAAATCAAGAAAAACAAACCCCTCAtaataaaaaatgtaccaaGGTGAAAACTTATACAACAGCAATATACcattgaaaaaacattacaatgaTTTCCAGATTCTGCCACGAATCAATACATTTGATAAAAACTTTTAACGAAAGTTTGAGAAGACAT
This region of Planococcus citri chromosome 5, ihPlaCitr1.1, whole genome shotgun sequence genomic DNA includes:
- the LOC135848955 gene encoding uncharacterized protein LOC135848955; the protein is MDSNRIVLFCIFIITAFTNTHFAFGQHEPLYISKSYVGNDYYLIYDVEYEDGANKQLVVIELFGDEVFVACPQVDDLKSLEIRNKLPKKAPVSLDCKTPIKSRVFKTTARNVLADVIGFMISTPTEEHPRNYEDVPEHHTVVSIIRFKFDKTLFRIKSVEYRLGIGKFLEPEISGKYQTNEDQKNSDIFGYDLDDLYFRTFLPMVKVPLAPEEDFFFSNWKSASKHNVLTAPMWQQLLVQWQALEIFTRKVAQIIDSVHVKTGVYETLTKPRLGRSPQQIFLHDEKHPIPKYFWKAIYIEIVVPSFKHHDRGILFVMHNVDPLTKSNEEKICPNDDVSKLGWKFLPDNFQMKSLMYACFLNKKNLEFFQEKEMNPLYGYKPFDLNKVPVKITDSEGNTTGVKEINVLEEMGKLEKAKQEGENFTLSKL